In Centropristis striata isolate RG_2023a ecotype Rhode Island chromosome 8, C.striata_1.0, whole genome shotgun sequence, the genomic window tattttttgactttttttattttactttgagttttatttcattttaattgttatatttcattataaaaCTGAGGTAATTATTGAAATATACAGCAGCATGATATATTGAGATAACCTTTTTCAGTACAGGATTTTACAGGAAAACAAGTAAACAATTGGgacattaaattatatttgacatgtaatgtaaaataagacaaatatcTTTATGACTGCATCACCTCCAGGAGCTTTGTTTTCAATGTGCTGATGAACTTCCTCATGTAGAATCAACTCACATTTATCTTTTGAGTTGACTTGTTTTTCttatctgtttctttaataTGTTCACAAATCTGCACTTTGCTTTTAATCTGTAATGTTGCTGTTACTCTAGTTTTCAAGAGAGGCTAAGCATTATCAACATTTGTCATTTAAAGTTGTACAAAGGCATTATGTAACAAAACCAAAGGCAGCTAATAAAACTGTTCATGCAGGAATATGAACCTAAATCTATTATACTTCAGGACTTAATGGTTTTGGTCTGATCTAGTTGGACAGGACTgttaaatcattttgtattaTACCGATGGCAAGTAAACTATAGGTCTGGCCTTTTCAGTTTCTCCTATGAATTAGTTCAAGAGAGACCTGATCAAATTTAATCATATGAATAGAACAAATAATAATCAGCACTTGCCCCCGACCCTCTTTAACTCTTTAACAGGACAAACAACAATCTGATAAAAACTTGTCAACAACTTGACAATACAGGGATATGAAAAATCTGCAAATGCTGGAGAAGTCTctgtaaaacacacatgcacttgtaatttgcattttgcattttgcaggGTGGGTGTTAGTGCCAATGTGTTAAGTAGATACATTTAACAGCTGGTCTGTTAGTTTGTcagaaaattttaattttatcttccTCAATAATAAATCTGTCTTACTGtactaaaatacaaaacagacaTCTGATGTCAGATAATCCTGTGGAAACTCATCAGATCCAATGGTAACATCCATGTGTCCTGATATATCCTTTAATGACATGACAATATTTTCATGTTAACTGTACACACCTACAAAATGTTCATCATATAAGACGGTACATTAACTAACCTGAAAGCTCAAATTTTGGTAAAAACCTTAAAGTACTGTCATTTTCTTCTGAATGCCTAGTGTGCATGACCCACTCTCATGCATGTGGGCATTGCAGCCCTCAGTCATGACTGCAGCCATCACAAGGCTGAACAGGGGGGACAGAGGACACACTAACCTTGTTTACTACTCACACAAAACAGGGAGGGAAGATGATTGGAGTACGAGGCAGATAAGGCAACAAAATGGACTTGTTGGTCTTTGATTTAGGGTGTTGTTAGGCATTACAAATGCTGCCTGGTCTTATGTGCATGGTCTCAATTTATGTAAATTAAGAGTattgtattagtgtgtgtgttgcagtatTGTTGGACTGTCTGAGGGGTTTCAGACATTGTGTTATCCTGGACACTTTGTTAATTTTGTAGTTTAGAACTTTGTTTGTTAAAGAACACCAAGAGTTTGGACATCCTCTGTTAAACCTTAGTTTGTTTCGTTGGTTTTGTGAAAGCTTATGGGTGCTGATCTCCTTTTGTTAGAGTTTTGTTTAAGCCAAGAGTctggtaatttattttatttgtatattgtattgcatATTGTCAGCCCCATACAGCCTCTTTTTGTTAGATTTTGTTGTAAAAGCTTCTCTTACTGGTTAATAAAAACCTGATTTAACCAGAGCCTCCCAGTGTTACGTTCCACCTTCATTTCTATACCCTTTTCACATGTTACTGCTCTCAAAATCGAGCCGGGTCGTAACACATGTTACACTACAGGGCATGGAGTGCTTTAATTTCCTAATCCTCAGTTAACTTCCCCTCattattatgttcatttaatGTGGGTTGTGGAGGCTCTTAGGCTGGTCGGGTTACAGGTAGGCAGGTAGTTTACaattgtcattttttctgtaaAGTGTTCTACGCACCCAATAGATGTGGAAGAGCTGCAGAAGtggaagtcaaacttttttctGCTCTTCCTACTCTCAATTATGAACCTCCATCGCCACCTGCAGTCCAACATGGAGAATTACttatgatgttaaaaaaaaactggcagagatgttatgttaaaataatgttaatgttactCTGTGTGGTTGCATTTTGTaccttttcattatttatttgagGGAATACACAACTTTGATGAAATTGTAATTTAGTGCATGATGAAATTTGGTCCCTTTTTATATGCCTGTAACTGAAgtagtattttttacttcaattgtcctttttttcagtctttctggtgctgtatttcttttttgtttttctcttttttcactttggttCCAGATCATAGCAGTGGTTCCAACTCCTTTACCAGAAgtttgtcttaaataaatagggCACCAGTCTCCTGTATGTATGGCACACACCAGTAAACAATGAAACCTTTGTAACCCACCTTTGCTTCACAAatgtatcctttttttttcactgcaagATTGTCAATGGTTTATCGTCTTTTGGCACCTGAAAGTAGCCTGTGATAAGGGGTTGTGATTAACTTATACTTCACAAgccaaaaaggttgggaatgACTGCAGTAGATTATGGCATTCCATCagataaaagcaaaacaaaaacaaggctGGTTAAATAAATACCTGCAGTGCTTATGTACTGTCATTTCATAAGTGTTGCCAAATTTAGAAAAGCTCGGTCCTGTAAAACAGGTTAAACTTCTGTATTCCCATCAACAAGGAAGCAATCATTTCTACCACATGCATCATTTATAACAGTGCAGTGCTTCTGACAACTACAATTTCAATCTATCGTTCTTCAGTTTCTCTGTTTTGCACATGACAAAgtcatttaattattcattgtAGTGCAGATTGGTTAAAGAGATAAAGTATTTGTTCCGACAAACAGACTACAGTGATGAAGACCTGCAGCCCAGACATGAAGCTCACGGCTCTCGTCATCCTGATGATCAACAGCTACTGTGCCTTCTCACAAAGTAAGAGTTTCAAATGTactcatttacatattttattcgATTGTATTAAAAGTTTTTAAGTTTCTGTAGAGAATCAAATGTcatgaaaggaaataaaaacagcacCAAGACAACTGTTTCTTGTCACGCCAGGTTCTACCAATACATTTGTAATTTCCCTCATTTCCactgtgttgtttttcagttCCTCATGAAGTTCTCTATGTTGGGGGCTGCTTTGAGAATGGCACAACTGAAGTTCATTTTGAGTTGGATGCTGAAGAGATTTTATACGTGGATTTTGACAGAGAGGAGATTGTGTACACTGTGCCCAGATTTATTGTGGATGACCCAAGTGAAATATTTGACACAGCGCATATATTAAAGAATGTCAAGAAAGGCAGGACCGTATGTAAAGCAGCTGTGGAATACTTCAAACTGGAAGAAAGAGGTCCCCCAGAAGAAACAGGTGAATGAACCTCAATACTTCTCTCTCTAGTGATGTGATTAATAAAATGCTGATGAAGGTGTTTATCTTTTGTCCCTCTAAAGATCCCCCTGAGAACGTCCTCTACCCTGCAGACGATGTCCAGCTGGGCGTTGAGAACAGCCTCGTCTGCTTCGTGAATCATTTCTATCCACCTCACATCAAAGTCACCTGGACCAGAAATGGTCAACAGGTGTTGGAGGGGGTGTCACTCAGTCGATATTATCCCAACAATGATCAAACCTTCCACCAGTTCTCCACCCTGACATTCACGCCGAGGGAGGGGGACATATACAGCTGCACTGTGGAGCACTTAGCCCTGGACAGGCCTAAAACAAAGATCTGGGGTGATTGTTTTATCTTATGAAGCCACTTTATAATACAATATTTGTTGTAAAATACTCCCCTGTGTCTGCAAATATTTTCTCATGTTCTCCTATTTTCTCCACAGAACCGACATCGAACCGTCCTCACAGTGTTGGACTAGACGTGTACTGTGGAGTGGGCCTGACTGTGGGCTTGTTGGGAGTCGCAGCTGGGACATTTTTAATGGTGAAGGGACACCATGGACAGTAATTTCTCTGTTTTAGGGAGATTATACACATGAAATTGATGATGTTAATATGCAAGAATTTTGAAATGCACATATTATCCTCTTAAAATGATTTGGTTTCCTGAGATGAATGAATATCAGGTTTGTTGTAGCTCATTCAAGAACCAGTTAAATGAATAGTCTACCTGTGCAAAATGTACACTTTCCAAACAAATAGTtcctaaacacacacaagaggaaatacaaacaaactggAAAGATATGCTGTAATTATATAAAGTGTTTTGTATTTCCACACTGAATGCGGAAAGGGCCTCACTgtcaaaattaatattttaaattcatGTATTCTTCTTTCTGTTTGTCTTCCGTGGTATTAAAGTGCTTATGCAAACATAACCCTTAAACACGTCTCACTGCTTTTTGTGACTTTGATATTGAGGTCTCAAATATAAATTACGGATGTAAATCATAAATTTCCTCACCATTTATTATGATCTTGTTTCAGTCTTCAGGGAAAATGATTttgattcaatttaattcaGGGGGGCTGTAATCAATATGAGACTATATCATATGCCCATTTAACACAATCAGTTAAATTTATAACAACTTTGATATGATTTGGCAATTTAATTATAGAGCTCTTTCATACACTACAAATGCATATCTTAAAGATGATGGTatgcattaatattttttactttgcatcattgaaaatatatatttgattacTGATCACCTCCCCAGCCAAGAACAGACATGATGATGGTTTATAATTTTCCAGTCCTCAAGTATAATCCAGTGTGGAATatactacatttcagagggaaatactATGTATTCCACTGCATTTATCTGACACCTTTGGTTAGTCTTTACAGTTTAAATTTCACTTACTAAACAGTATATCAAAAGATTTTCTTCACCCGACTACAAAACTAGAAGTTCATCTATCAATACTGAGAtcacattatttatatgaaatTGGACGGAATAAAGGTGAATGAGCAGTGGAGTCAGATTATTTCAACTTCAACACACACCTCAAAATGTGCCACACCTGCTTATAAAAACATTGGCTGCTGTACTTCCTcatgttttcagtgcaagagaAATTCTCCTACAattatgttttgtcttttctcaTTTGCCACCATGTGTAATGGCAGCTTCTATCCACTGCTGCTTCTGCTCCTGTTATTTTTAAGAGCAGGTAAGTGACATTAAAATAGAAACTctcattgtttatttatgttgctTTACAAAACAGCACATTGACCAGAAAGACAAATATTGTTAAAACATGTCGTAGATCATAATGACCAAGTATAATTATAACAGGAATAACAGGTAACTTGTTCTCTCTATGTTACAGATGCTCTTTTTTTGCACGCTTTGCTCCGCTGCCAGTTTACTTCGCCAAATGACACTTTTTATGTGGAGCAACTGTACTTCAATAAGCTGCTTCTGATGCAATACAACAGCActttgggaaaatatatcggcTACAcagaaaataccaaaaatattgCAGATAGCCTCAACAAAAGCCCTTTTCGCccaaaggaagaaaagaagaatgaAGAGAGATGCAAAGCCCACGCATTGTTGGCATTTGATCTCCAATCAAAAGCAGGTGATTATGTGTTGAAACTCTGGTACGGCTTTAGCTTAGAGCCTGCAAAATATGGTGTAGTTATTTATCATTTGTGGTAAAATAAGTTAAATTTCTAAAGCATACAAATGTGTAAGGagtagtaaaaaatacaaatatttagataataatataatgtgtgcataatacttaaaaaatgtaatttttcatgcCAACTTGTTCTGTCTAAGGGATATTTTCCAAATCTGAGGCCTCTGCCAGAGTGAGGTCAGTTGAGGCAGCAGGTAGCCAACATCCCAACATGCTGGTCTGCAGTGTGTACAAGTTTTATCCGAAACAAATCAGAGTGACGTGGCTAAGGAACGGAAAGGAGGTGATATCTGACGTGACGTCCACTGAGGAACTACCCAATGGCAACTGGCTTTACCAAATCCACTCCTACCTGGAGTTTACACCCGAACCTGGAGAGAAAATCACCTGTAAGGTGGAACACGCCAGCCTTAAGGAGCCGGGGCTTTATGACTGGGGTAAGAGAGTGTGCATGTGGACAAGTGTGGTAGAATAACAAATTAGATTTCAAAACACAAGTAATGAGGTATTACTAGTAATCTGAGATTTTCCATAGCAAATCTTAATTTGAATAAAgaagattttgtgttttcaatatGTGTTTTTAGACCCAGCACCTGAGCTACAGAACAACAAGATGGCCATTGGGACAGCAGGGCTACTGCTGGGTCTGGTGTTTTTGGTTGCTGGGCTGATTTACTACAAGTACAAGAAGAACACTGCTGGTGAGAGACAAGATCaaagtaacattaaaaaaaaaagtagaattatttttttttaagccctCTGTGTAATAAATTGAGGAACATACTGTGTAGAGATAAAAAAGGCCTACAAAGATACAAACAAGTCTTTCTATTTTTGATGCCTGTGCAACTCATAGACGTCCCTGCATTAATGCATTTCTGTCAATGAAGATATAGGAGCCCATCTTACACCTGGAACAAAGCACAGCACAACACAGTgcaattgttattattattttcagacCGACGCAGACGCAGTTGGCACATTCTGCCTTACATTGTGCCCAGATTATACACCTTGTTAACTGACAAAAGTGGAGCTGGACACGCCTGCACCTCTTTGTGtaactttgttttcatttttgttttttaactctaGGCCATGAGTTGGTGCCAACAGGTTAAGGCTGCCTGCCACTTTCACTGAAACATTTGTCATACAAGccaagatgtaaaatgatccgACTCTGGAAACGTCTCAACAGAATGGCAGATGATCAAATCAATGAGGTTTTTATGTGGAGTCAAATAGTTCTTCATAGGAAAAGAGCTGCACATAATTCTTGAGGAGACTGATATGTGGtataaaatatcaacaaaaaaatatatgttgccATGGTAAAtctattaaatgtaagctattattaaagtttaaagaaaatagttttaaaatatCTCTTTCATTTCATATTGTACTGTACACATTGTGATGATTTAAAATAGCTaattttccatgaaattatttgACTAAATCATGAAATATTCTGGTGTTAAGACAATCAACAACAGGGATGGTTGCTTAATTTTTAATAAACTAACTTTGTCTCTAAAGTCTGACAAACCAGTCAGGactatttaattaatatttactttGATTTCTCCATAACTATATATTGTACTAAATGTATTAGTCAGTAACTTGTAACTTTTGTTCTGGACAATAAAGGTCTGAAGACTTGGATGTGAAAGCTGTGTGAGTATTTTTGGACTTTCTtacctttattcattttaatgaattatattTCATTGTAAAAGTGAGGTTATTATTGAAAATACAGCAGGATAGGATAATAAGCTGAACTTTTTTGGCACAGGAcggaaagaaataaaataattgggacatttaattatattcgacatgtaatataaaataagacaaattattttatgACTGCATCACCTACAggagttttgtttttcagtgtgcTGATGAACTTCCTCAACTCACATTAATCTTTTGAGTTTACTTGTCTTTTTCTTATATGTTCCTCTAACATGTTCACAAATCTGCACTTTGCTTTTCATCTGTAATGTTTGAAACGTGGCCATGCATTATTACAATTAGTCATTTAAAGTTGTACAAAGACATTATGTAACAAAACCAAAGGCAGCTAATCGAAGTGTTCATGCAGGAACGTGAAGTTTTGTGTCATCAAGATCTAATTCAGCTAATTCACTGACAATAAGATAACTCACCTAAATCTATTATACTTCAGGTATTAATGTTCCAGGAGTTCTTATACATATTTCTGTATGCCTACTGTACATGACCTACTTTCATTCTTGTGGGCATTGCAGCCCTCAGTCATGGCTGCAGCAATCACAAGGCTGAACAGCGTGAACACACTAACCTTGTTCACTACTCACACAAAACAGGGAGAGGAGACGATTGGAGTACTAATCagaaaagacaaacagaaacaacaaaactgaCTTGTTGGCCTTTATTTAGGGTGTTGTGGGGCATTACAAATGCTGCATGGATGGTTTAATGCCATGTTACACTACAGGGCATAGAGTGCTTTAATTTCTTTACGCTCAGTCTAGTCCCCGTCATTGTTCTGTTCATTTAATGTGGTGTGTGGAGGCTCTCAGGGTTTTAGGGTCAAGATATGGGCAGGGAGTTTACAGTTGTTTTCTGTAATGCTTTCTATAGACGATAAATGTGGAAGAACTGCAGAAGATACAGGTATTGTAAATGGATTGAAGTCAAACTTCTGTGTATTAATAAGTACAATTCTCatacttatttattaaataCGGAAGTAAATAGTTGTCTAACTTCCGCTTTAATGGGCAGCACTTCTGTTTGATCACTTCCCTCAGTTAGTCAAAAGAGTTTTATTAGTTCATTTAAATTGTGTTAATAATTGACCCAGTTGCTAACATGACATGGTTGCAAAatgttttagccacctaaaTAAAGGcttgtatgaaaaaaaatctatttaagtgtacagtatatttataaCATCTCCTAGTTATCTATACTCTCTTCAAACATACCAGATTCCATTGACAATAACACTGATTTTACCTTGCAGGTTGGCTTGTTTTaagtcacacaacaacagaaTAACACACTTTTTAGGCGTCTAAAATACTATTGAACTATCCCTCAATATACAGCATACGTTTTAAAAACAAAGTTGTCACTAGGAGGAACTAGGTTACTGCTCCTTCCACCAGCTCGCCTGTAGTCACACCCTATGACACGGCGTTCCTTACGTCCTGCGTCACAGTGTCATGTTGCTGCATTGGATGTTCTTGTCACCTTTGGAAGACGCTAGCAAAAAACTCTAACCCTAAAGTTACCTTCTTCACCCGACATTAGTTAACTAACTAACCAACTGATCAACAACCATAACCATTTCCCCAACTATCCACGCTGAATTGAACTAAACAATAGTTTCTCCTCCGCACGAGGTCTCTAACCCGCAGTGATGAGTTTGGTAGCCCTATAACTTCCAGCCTGAGCTAACCAGCcagttgagaaaacaacaacaaagtccatgtttttgtttttttttacgttttaaaCGTTAATCCACAAAGAGTTAAACCAGAAGGATGTGATGCACGGTCCTGACCAATCATAGCATTGCAAGGCAGGTCTTGTTCAGAACTGCAGTGGGATCCATAATAACGCCATTTTTTACAGTAGCGCTACCCAAATAAGGTGGAAAAGGTGTAACACACCTGCCTTTCACCCAATCCAAAATGGCGGCTATTTGAGGGCATCATGCTGCCTTCCCTGACAGACGTTAGTATGTCTCCATTGCTGTTGTAATGGACCAATGTGCCCCTGAACTTTCCAGCTCCGCCAGTTTTACTGACTCCCTGCTAGCTTGTTATGCTAACCTCAGCACTTGTTGCTGGCGGCATTATGCTTAACGTTTCAGACGCTACAACGTCTCAAACTCGCaacccgcgggccaattgtggccctcgtgatgatattttgtggcccccaccttgatatcaaagttaaatgtgagttttatatgaatggcactttaccgtgttgtgtgtggaaggtccctttaattacttttttttggtaattttgtgtctttttttaataactgtgtgtctttttttaataattgtgtgtcttttttaaataatttttgtcttttttggtaattatgtgtcttttttggtaattttgtgtcttttttaataattgtgtgtcttttttaaataatttttgtcttttttggtaattatgtgtctttttttaaataattatgtctttttaaaataattttgtgtcttttttggtaattttgtgtcttttttttataattttgtgtcttttttggtaattctgtgtctttttgggtccttttgtttcttttttaagtaatttaggttttcttctgtcattttgtgtcttcttgggtcattttgtgtctttttgggacattttgtctctttttagtcattttgtgtctcttataagtaatttaatgttttttcattcattttgtgtctttttttttgtaattttgtgtctttgttttgccattttgtgtcttttttaagtaatttagttttttctcctgtcattttgtgtctttttttggtcatttgatactgcctccagcggccccaggtaatttgagtttgagacccctaatCATaactatatttaaatgtttgtttaaacaaaacaacacattgacTCACCCTGCTGTGCAAGAACATCGTTGTCCCTGTGTGCTGCTGCCACCCGATTTTAACGTcctcttcattaaaaaaaactccatcAACAAATTCTATATCGTAAATGGAGCTTTTAAATGCGAAGTGTCTACTTATCGCTGATATATTTAAACTGGTATTTCCCAAATTTTAATCTGGAATATTTTTTAAACCGAAAAAACGGCATCAACATACCGGGTAGGAAAAAACTTGTCAAGTCTAGCAACGGTTACCAAGGAAGAGAACCTCTGGTCTGCAAGACAGCGTCTTGGGCTTAAATCACCGTTTTTCTACGTTCCTCCTAATGCGCATGCGCTCTCCGGAATAATGAGTCGATTTggcttctattttatttttctctttttgctttATAAAAGCCCGAGTTTGATCCTTTTCCTATGTTTCGCcatttttgtttacattcatTACAGAACGCgataaaagaaaaagcaagAGGGGAAGACGTAATTTGATGATAGATCCGTATTGCATCTATTAGGCTATAATTTAAGACACTGGATATGATCATCTTCAGTATTTATCATATAGGATATCACCATGATTTCACTTTACAAACACGTCATGTGATCTCTCGTCCttgtctctgcagctctgtgtggcGTCAGTGTTGGACTGTGCTGTCCCCGTCTCGGAGGTCGtccccaaaaaaataatcaaaacaccGGAGCGGTTACGTTCCCGAGCCGCGGTGTGACGCAGAAATGCCTGATAAGAGTGTGTGTTATAAACACACGGTTTGAGGATGACTGGAAACAGCCTGCGTTTAACCAGCACAGAGAAGGATTCAGCAAAAACAGCTGGTaagatttaaatatttattgggCACTTTTTGCTTTCACTGAGCTGCTCCAACAGGTGAAATAACCTGAGTCATCTTTAAATGTGTGCACGTGGGGATTTTCTATCGTTTGTTTATTAATGCGCTCagttttggcttcacttcacTCTTTTCTGATCATGTTTCTGTATCTTACCTTATTCTTCTCTACCACCCAGTGGTGAAAATTAAGTTAATTTGCTCAAGTGTATACGTCAGGACCATTTTAAGGTGCATGTATAGGGAAGTATTTCAATTTAAAGATCCCTTTTATTTCAAATGCAGATGGAAATATTGTAACATTCACTGTATTCCATGTATGTGACATAAACCGACTATTACTAGTATTAACAAACCCGTAGCATAATaggtagtaataataataataataggtagGCCTATCTTATGTTCAGTCTGaatagtgttgttgttttttcttttgtacacTAGTTGCATACTTTTACTCAATAACAGTTTTGAATGCAAagcttttaatataatattttttacagcatggTTTTCCTATTTCTACTCAAGTAAAGGACTGTTATTAAACCACCACTGACCTAACTTTGTTTTCTGTACTTCACTGTACTTCACTCTTCCTTACTCTTTTACTCTACTTTTATCTACTCCTGTctactttattttattcagttattCTCTCACAGTTTtactactttactttttttactttactgtaCTCCACTATAGCTTATTCTACTTTACTTGATTCaactttactttagtttttctgCACCGCTTGCCTAGACCACATTTGACTTTTAATATCTTAATCTTTATCATTCACTGTATTCCATGTATGTGACATAAACCGACTATTACTAGTATTAACAAACCCGTAGCATAATaggtagtaataataataataataataatagttaggCCTATGCATTATGTTCAGTGTGaatagtgttgttgttttttcttttttacactaGTTGCATACTTTTACTCAATAACAGTTTTGAATGCAAagcttttaatataatattttttacagcatggTTTTCCTATTTCTACTCAAGTAAAGGACTGTTATTCAACCACCACTGACCTAACTTTGTTTTCTGTACTCTACTGTAGGCTACTTCACTCTTCCTTACTCGTTTACTCTGCTTCACTTTTATCTATTCCTCTGTCGAATTAATTTTATTCAGTTATACTCTCATCGTTTTACTACTTTACTTAGTGTCctctacagcagctattctcaaccttggggtcgggaccccaattggggtcatgagatgatttctgggggtcgccaaatcattttggaagtcagctctgtctccactgtgttaaagtgttcatgtgttaatgtgtttttggtcacttaatgtctttttttggtcattttgtgtttgtttttttgtaattttgtgtcttttttggtcattttgtttccttttttggtcattttttgtcttttctggtcattttgtgtcttttttggtcattttgtttcctttttttagtcattttgtttttgtttttgggtgATCTGTACGGTGCATGTGCACGAGATTCTCGAGATtcgagattctgttcagtgagtgggggtcgcggacaacatgcatgttaaattgggggtcgcgactcaagaaggttgagaactactgctctacagGACTGTTTTACTTTACTGTACTCCACTATAGCTTATTCTACTTTACTTGATTCAACTTTACTTTAGTTATTCTGCACCGCTTGCCTAGACCACATTTGACTTTTAATATCTTAATCTTTATTAATGTCACATAATTTAAGCTATCTTTACatatctcctttttttttactttgttgtcTGCTTCTTGAATCAaatttttaactcttttttacTCTACATAACCTGAACATTTCCTACTTTACgcttacttactttactttc contains:
- the LOC131975697 gene encoding H-2 class II histocompatibility antigen, A-U alpha chain-like, yielding MKTCSPDMKLTALVILMINSYCAFSQIPHEVLYVGGCFENGTTEVHFELDAEEILYVDFDREEIVYTVPRFIVDDPSEIFDTAHILKNVKKGRTVCKAAVEYFKLEERGPPEETDPPENVLYPADDVQLGVENSLVCFVNHFYPPHIKVTWTRNGQQVLEGVSLSRYYPNNDQTFHQFSTLTFTPREGDIYSCTVEHLALDRPKTKIWEPTSNRPHSVGLDVYCGVGLTVGLLGVAAGTFLMVKGHHGQ
- the LOC131976200 gene encoding uncharacterized protein LOC131976200 translates to MTSPNDTFYVEELYFNKVLQLQYNSTAEKFIGYTERAREVAESLNKSPSFLKEEKKNEEKCKDHTSFAFDILSKPGIFSKTEASARVRSVEAAGSQHPNMLVCSVYDFYPKQIRVTWLRNGKEVTTDVTSTEELPNGNWLYQIHSYLEFTPEPGEKITCKVEHASLKEPGLYDWDPAPELQNNKMAMGTAGLLLGLVFLVAGLIYYKYKKNTAVPHEVLYVGGCFENGTTEVHFELDAEEILYVDFDREEIVYTVPRFIVDDPSEIFDTAHILKNVKKGRTVCKAAVEYFKLEERGPPEETDPPENVLYPADDVQLGVENSLVCFVNHFYPPHIKVTWTRNGQQVLEGVSLSRYYPNNDQTFHQFSTLTFTPREGDIYSCTVEHLALDRPKTKIWEPTSNRPHSVGLDVYCGVGLTCKRNSPTIMFCLFSFATMCNGSFYPLLLLLLLFLRADALFLHALLRCQFTSPNDTFYVEQLYFNKLLLMQYNSTLGKYIGYTENTKNIADSLNKSPFRPKEEKKNEERCKAHALLAFDLQSKAGDYVVRSVEAAGSQHPNMLVCSVYKFYPKQIRVTWLRNGKEVISDVTSTEELPNGNWLYQIHSYLEFTPEPGEKITCKVEHASLKEPGLYDWDPAPELQNNKMAIGTAGLLLGLVFLVAGLIYYKYKKNTAGHELVPTG